The Mesorhizobium sp. NBSH29 genome has a segment encoding these proteins:
- a CDS encoding ABC transporter permease has protein sequence MFFVAPLVFLVALSFWTVKNFKMEADFDTINWVTMYGRSVFWQSYGLTLALATAASVITSVLAFPCSFAIAFKLSARQRQWAIFMMVIPFFTSYLVRVYSWQIFLSDNGIINGLFSAMGMGPFPLLNTVFATMIGYLTLTFPLVVLLQLFSLMFIDRTLIEAAHNLRCGRIRTVFAVIIPSARVGLVIAALFCFILSFGDFVSPVYLGGGDPTTLSILITDTTKSGQQWPRAAVIALTMIATLLAVAFAAVGFAYKGRTK, from the coding sequence TTGTTCTTTGTTGCCCCTCTGGTGTTCCTGGTCGCCCTCAGTTTCTGGACAGTCAAGAACTTCAAGATGGAGGCCGATTTCGACACGATAAACTGGGTCACCATGTATGGCCGGTCGGTGTTTTGGCAATCGTATGGTTTGACACTTGCGCTAGCGACCGCGGCCTCTGTTATTACCAGTGTTCTGGCCTTCCCCTGCTCCTTTGCAATCGCCTTCAAGCTTTCGGCACGGCAGCGCCAATGGGCGATCTTTATGATGGTGATCCCGTTCTTCACCAGCTATCTGGTGCGGGTCTACTCCTGGCAGATATTCCTGTCGGATAACGGCATCATCAACGGGTTGTTCAGCGCCATGGGTATGGGCCCGTTCCCGCTGTTGAACACGGTCTTTGCCACGATGATCGGCTATCTGACGCTGACCTTTCCATTGGTGGTCCTTCTCCAATTGTTCAGCCTTATGTTTATCGACCGCACCTTGATCGAGGCGGCGCACAACTTGCGTTGCGGGCGCATTCGTACGGTTTTTGCTGTGATTATTCCTTCGGCTCGAGTCGGATTGGTGATTGCAGCGCTGTTTTGTTTTATCCTCAGCTTTGGTGATTTTGTGAGCCCGGTTTATCTGGGGGGTGGTGACCCGACAACCTTGTCCATCCTCATCACCGACACGACCAAATCTGGCCAGCAATGGCCGCGTGCCGCTGTGATCGCTCTGACCATGATCGCAACATTGTTAGCAGTGGCGTTCGCTGCCGTGGGCTTTGCTTACAAAGGGCGGACGAAATGA
- a CDS encoding polyamine ABC transporter substrate-binding protein, with product MTEIIRPGAGFTRRTLLATGAAALAMPMLGRRANAAATELTMLAWYGHAEPDMVAEFEAENNVKFVPKYYTGGDNMLGLISQSPAGTYDVILSDAEYVQQLNAAGYIEQLDPADYAFDEFFPEFQKFPGHWVNDALFSVITRFGFLGVAYNTDALTEKEASTYNVYWDAKVKGKVGHFDWHLPNLGQISLLSGNKSPYDIDAAAWEAVKAKTMSLRPQVGGFFDYGGTFSSLESGQMLAFAGIGDWITGVLEKNGAKVRSVIPEEGGLQWTESFSIGKGSAKADLAKKWIQYVTSAKGQAKSANMAAYPAMVPNQKGWEVLAAENPGEAKRQNMILGQPNAMDMIREGRIQYRQLPIQQSLEEWNDFWSEYKGA from the coding sequence ATGACAGAAATTATCCGCCCGGGTGCAGGCTTCACACGCCGCACTTTGCTTGCTACCGGTGCCGCAGCGCTGGCAATGCCAATGCTTGGTCGGCGTGCCAATGCAGCAGCGACAGAGCTGACCATGCTGGCCTGGTATGGCCATGCCGAGCCCGATATGGTTGCCGAATTTGAGGCCGAAAATAACGTCAAGTTCGTGCCTAAATACTATACTGGTGGCGACAATATGCTGGGTCTGATCTCGCAATCCCCTGCCGGGACGTATGACGTAATTCTGTCCGACGCGGAATATGTGCAGCAGTTGAATGCCGCCGGTTACATAGAGCAACTTGATCCTGCGGACTATGCGTTTGACGAATTCTTCCCGGAATTCCAGAAGTTCCCTGGCCATTGGGTCAATGATGCGCTGTTCTCGGTTATCACGCGCTTTGGCTTTCTCGGTGTGGCGTACAACACCGATGCGTTGACCGAAAAAGAAGCGTCAACTTACAACGTTTATTGGGATGCAAAGGTCAAAGGGAAGGTTGGTCATTTCGACTGGCATCTGCCTAACCTTGGCCAGATCAGCCTGCTTTCGGGCAACAAAAGCCCCTATGACATCGACGCGGCGGCTTGGGAGGCAGTGAAAGCCAAAACCATGAGCCTGCGCCCGCAAGTCGGTGGTTTCTTCGATTATGGCGGTACTTTCTCGTCGCTGGAAAGCGGACAGATGCTCGCGTTTGCGGGCATCGGCGACTGGATCACTGGCGTTCTGGAAAAGAACGGTGCCAAGGTGAGATCAGTGATCCCAGAGGAGGGTGGTCTGCAATGGACGGAATCCTTCTCGATAGGCAAAGGTTCGGCCAAGGCTGATCTGGCAAAGAAATGGATCCAATACGTCACGTCGGCCAAGGGTCAGGCCAAGTCGGCGAACATGGCGGCATATCCTGCCATGGTTCCGAACCAGAAGGGTTGGGAAGTCCTGGCTGCCGAAAATCCTGGCGAGGCAAAGCGCCAGAACATGATCCTTGGTCAGCCAAACGCCATGGACATGATCCGCGAAGGCCGGATCCAATATCGCCAATTGCCCATTCAGCAGAGTTTGGAAGAATGGAACGATTTCTGGTCTGAATACAAGGGCGCGTAA
- a CDS encoding LysR substrate-binding domain-containing protein — translation MRTFVSVVELGGHSKAGAMLGRSQPAVSLQLGRLEELVGAPLLIKKGRAIQPTADGEVLLTYAREVVRINDEAMSYFRRRVITGVLRIGLPSDYAVAFLQNALADFTRNHPEVNLEVHCDLSREILRRLRGDELDIIVAMMPAARMPYLSRSWIERPIWVAADSFVIDPDRPIPLVAHPEGCDYRARMIQSLETTGRRWRFVYTGPGISGLQNAVLNGLGVSALTRPTLLKGMRILNQSDGMAPLEPLRVGLFYKHPRQTEAGIKLIGELVANLDTINAGYQPAASG, via the coding sequence TTGCGCACCTTCGTGTCGGTGGTGGAACTGGGCGGCCATTCCAAGGCCGGGGCCATGCTGGGGCGGAGCCAGCCTGCGGTCTCATTGCAGTTGGGTCGGTTGGAGGAGTTGGTTGGGGCACCCCTGTTGATCAAGAAGGGCAGGGCGATCCAGCCGACCGCAGATGGTGAAGTGCTGTTGACCTATGCCCGAGAGGTTGTGCGGATCAACGATGAAGCGATGAGTTACTTCCGGCGCCGAGTGATAACAGGAGTGTTGCGCATCGGGTTGCCCAGCGATTATGCCGTAGCCTTCCTGCAAAACGCCTTGGCTGACTTCACCCGCAATCACCCAGAGGTCAACCTTGAAGTACACTGCGATCTAAGTCGCGAGATCCTGCGTCGGCTTAGAGGGGACGAATTGGATATCATCGTCGCGATGATGCCTGCGGCGCGCATGCCCTATCTGTCGCGCTCCTGGATCGAACGCCCGATCTGGGTCGCGGCAGACTCCTTCGTTATTGATCCTGATCGCCCGATACCGCTTGTGGCGCATCCCGAGGGCTGCGACTACCGTGCACGGATGATCCAATCATTGGAAACCACAGGCCGGCGTTGGAGGTTTGTCTATACGGGTCCTGGTATATCGGGGCTGCAAAATGCTGTGTTGAATGGGCTTGGCGTCAGCGCACTGACTCGACCTACCTTATTGAAAGGAATGCGTATCCTTAATCAATCAGATGGGATGGCTCCTCTGGAGCCGCTGCGGGTAGGGCTGTTTTACAAACATCCGCGCCAGACCGAGGCGGGGATCAAACTAATCGGCGAACTGGTAGCCAATCTTGACACCATCAACGCCGGATATCAGCCTGCGGCGAGCGGCTAG
- a CDS encoding creatininase produces the protein MPPKSAFASELTWPVYDAVVRSGTTPILIPLGSMEQHGHHMPMHVDVLLPTEFARRVALEIGGLVAPAFTYGYKSHQKSGGGNHMPGTASLDGATLVAALRDVIKEFVRHGARQICLVNGHFENSWFIIEAIDLALRELRWDRIEDVKIVVLSYWDFVDKDTITRLYPTGFPGWDMEHGGVLETSLMLALFPELVSMDCAVHHAPAVFPPYDVYPVKPEWTPASGTLSSPKEASAEKGEILLQVCSAGIKAALQREFNSAEPPPA, from the coding sequence ATGCCCCCGAAGTCTGCCTTTGCCTCAGAGCTCACCTGGCCGGTCTATGATGCCGTGGTTCGATCCGGCACCACACCCATTCTGATCCCATTGGGGTCTATGGAGCAGCACGGTCACCACATGCCGATGCATGTCGATGTTTTGCTGCCCACAGAATTTGCCCGTCGGGTTGCTCTTGAAATCGGCGGTCTCGTTGCACCGGCCTTCACCTATGGTTACAAGTCGCACCAGAAGTCTGGCGGCGGCAATCATATGCCCGGCACAGCCAGTCTTGACGGCGCAACTTTAGTCGCGGCACTGCGCGATGTGATCAAGGAGTTTGTCCGCCATGGCGCGCGGCAAATCTGCCTGGTAAACGGGCATTTTGAAAACTCGTGGTTCATCATTGAAGCGATCGATCTTGCCTTGCGAGAATTGCGTTGGGATCGGATCGAAGACGTAAAGATTGTGGTGCTGTCTTATTGGGATTTTGTCGACAAGGACACGATCACCCGACTCTATCCAACCGGATTCCCCGGCTGGGATATGGAACATGGTGGCGTCCTTGAAACGTCGCTCATGCTCGCCCTTTTCCCCGAGCTCGTCAGCATGGATTGTGCCGTACACCACGCTCCGGCGGTCTTTCCACCCTATGACGTTTATCCGGTCAAACCTGAGTGGACCCCCGCGAGCGGCACGCTGTCCTCGCCCAAGGAGGCATCGGCCGAAAAGGGCGAAATTTTGCTGCAGGTATGCAGTGCAGGAATCAAGGCGGCGCTGCAGCGCGAATTCAACAGCGCGGAACCACCGCCTGCGTGA